The uncultured Trichococcus sp. DNA window TCGTGATTGAAAAGACACATTCCGAAAAGGAAAAAATCACAAAAACGAAACGCAATCGTAAGCGGAAAAACCGTGAAGCCAACAGGGGGGAACAGCCGGTTGAACAGACCGTTCAGACAGCTGCCCAGAAGACCCCGACCACTACAACCAAAAATAAAGAAACGAAACATGTCGAAAGACCGAGAAGCCAAAGCAGGAAAAAAGAGTTTGTGATCAAAGATGTGAACGCGAAGGACGCTCAACCAAAGGACATGGCAAAAACCACAACTACCAGACCTGCTAAGGGCGAGAAGAAAAGTTTCCAAATCAAAAAGATAGAGCAATGATCAGGAGGGAAATATCATAAAAAAGTATAAAGGATATTTAATCGATCTGGACGGAACCGTGTACAAAGGTGCCGAGCGCATCCCTACGGCGGAAGTTTTCGTCAAACAACTTCAGGATAAAAACATTCCGTTCCTGTTCGTCACGAACAATGCAACCAAGACCGCTACCGAAGTCAAAGAGAATCTACTGAACAATTTCCAGATTGATGTGACAGAAGATCATATCTATACTAGCGCTATGGCGGCATTGGATCACCTGAATGAATTGAACATCGGCCAAAAGGTACTGGTCGTCGGCGAGCCATCCTTGAAGCAGGAAGTGCAAGCTGCCGGCTTCGAGATGGTCGATGAAGATCCTGATTTTGTTCTGCAGGCGTTGGATCGCGGGGTTACGTATCAGCAATTGGAAGCTGCTTGTTTGGCCATCCAAAAAGGGGCGACATTTGTTGCGACGAACCCGGATACCAATTTGCCGACTGAAAGGGGCTTTATTCCGGGAGCCGGTGCGTTGACTGCTTTTCTTAAAGCTTGCACCCAGAAAGAGCCATTGATCATCGGAAAACCGTATCCAACGATCATGGCCGGCGCCATCAAAAGGATGCAGCTGGAGAAAGAAGATGTCATAATGGTTGGGGACAACTACAATACGGATATCCTGGCGGGTATCCATTATGGGGTGGACACGTTGATGGTACTGACAGGATTCTCGCAACTTGTTGACATTGAAGACAAGGATGAGCAACCTACCTACATCGTCAATGATCTGTCCGAGTGGGAAGTATAGCGATGGGGCAGAAGTTGAAGTATTTTTTCGGATACACTGCCATTTTTTTGCTGGTATTGAGTGCGAGTGTCGCTTTCACGATCAATTTCACACCGCTCTACAGCTTTGACATCGATTACCTGAATATCGAACAAATGACTGGATTATCAAAAGCGGTCATTCTGGATAATTACCGCATCCTGATGCAGTATCTGAATTTTCCGTGGATAACGGAATTGAAGATGCCTGATTTTCCCGCATCCGAAAGCGGACTTTTCCATTTTCATGAGGTGAAGAGACTGTTTCTGTTGGATTACGCCATATTGGGGATATCTGCTGCCGCAACCGTGTTTTTTTTGCGGATGGTGAAAAAAGAGCAGGGCTATTGGCGCATGCTGAATCCGTTGCGCTTGATGATTGCTGCACCTTTAGTGGCTTTGGCTGTCATATTCATGAACTTTGACCGATTGTTTATCGCGTTCCATGGTGTCTTCTTCAATAATGACGCTTGGATTTTTGATGCCCGGACAGACCCGATCATTCTGGCGTTGCCGCAGGATTTTTTCATGCACTGTTTTGTGCTGGTCTTCGTGATGCTTGAACTAGTGCTTGTGCTACTGTACTTATGGGTGCGCAGGAAAGTGAAAACGACGTAAAATAAACCAGCTTGAGCGGCCATTTTTTTGATGGCAATTCAGGCTGGTTTTTGTATTGACTGCGTGCTTAGTTTCTGGAGTGGGATTTGTCACACTCTCTAAAACGTGTTCTGAATCCCAGAAATCTCCGCCTAAGCTGACTAACACACACGGACAAAAAGCGTCCGCTTTGTGTTAGTCCTCTTAGTGCTCGATTTCTACCCGGGATTCATCACACTCTATTTCATTATGTCGCTTTTGTTTGGGTTGTCGTGGGCGATGCGGCTGGCGGCTGCTGCGGCGATGGCGCCTACGATGTCATCAAGGAAAGTATGGCATTCCGAATCGGATTTGTCGTTCAGTTTCTGAAGGATTCCTGGTTTGACTTTGTCGATGTAGCCGTAGTTCGTGAAGCCGATAGAACCGTATACGTTGACTATGGAGAGTGCCATAATCTCATCGATGCCGTAGAGGCCTTCGTCATTCAGGATGATGTCCGCAAGCGGTTGGGAGAGTTGACCGCTTTCGGCAAGTTTATCTATTTCGATACCGGTGATGATTGCGTTTTGGACTTCCCGTTTCAGGAATACAGCCGTAACGTTCCCGATGCATTCTTCCATAGTCAGATTTTCTACATAGGATTTTTGGAGATGCAAAACGAGGTCGGCGATATCTTCGACGCTCACACCGCGTTCCTTCATCAAAGCCACCGCTCTTGCATGCAATTCGCTGTCTGATTTGACCATATAAATGCCTCCTGGATTCGTATTTGATACTTTTATTATAGAGGAACAGGACAGGAAAACAAAAGGAGAGGCATTCTTGATTGGCTATTTGCGCCAGCGAGCGGATTTAGCGGAGGTTCTGCCCCGCAATGTCGGAATGAGCGTAGAAAGAAGGGACCACCTCGGTATGAGACGGCCCCTTCGTATAATCTAGAATAAACTTGTGCTGTGCATAGGTTGCACGCGGGTATCTGGGTTGATGTACACCATCGCGTTGTTGACGGCTACAGGAGCTTCGCCGAATCCAGTGGCAATCAGTTTGACTTTCCCTGAATAAGTTCCGATGTCTCCGATGGCATAGATCCCTGGGATGGTGGTCTCCATCTTCGAGTTTACGACGATGGCGTTTCCTTGGACCTCGAATCCCCATTTCTTCATACCCCCGATGGAGGAGGAGAAGCCGTAATTGATCAAAAAGTCATCTATTTGCAATTCCGTCGTATTATCCTTGCGGGCTTCCTGAAGCGTGACACTCGTCAAGAAGTCATCGTTTCCGTTGACGCTTACTGGTACGAATGGGGTCATGATTTCAACGGATGACTCTTGCAATAAGTGGACGCTGTGTTCTTGGGCGCGGAATTGCGGGCGACGATGGATCAGATAGACTTTTTTTGCGATTGGTTCCAATGTCAAGGCCCAGTCCACTGCTGAATCCCCTCCGCCGCAGATGGCAACCGTCTTGTCGCGGAAACTTTCGATATTGTTCACGAAATAGTGGAGGTTGGTGTTCTCGTACCTATCTGCGTGCTCGATTTCCAGTTTCCTTGGGCGGAAAGCGCCGTTGCCGGCGGATATGATCACTGCTTTCGAATAGTGGCGGTTTTTGGTCGTTTGGATCTCGAAGATGCCATCCGCGTTTTTTTCGAGTTCAAACGCTTCTTCGCCGAATACCAACTTCGTGTCAAAGCGGTCCATCTGTTCTTTCAGGTTCGTGACGAGGTTGCCGCCGGAAATAGCGGGGTAGCCTGCGATATCGTATATGTTTTTTTCAGCATAGAGCATGCCGGGTTGGCCGCCGAGCTGGGGTAGGGCTTCTATGATTTTGACTTTGGCT harbors:
- a CDS encoding TIGR01457 family HAD-type hydrolase encodes the protein MKKYKGYLIDLDGTVYKGAERIPTAEVFVKQLQDKNIPFLFVTNNATKTATEVKENLLNNFQIDVTEDHIYTSAMAALDHLNELNIGQKVLVVGEPSLKQEVQAAGFEMVDEDPDFVLQALDRGVTYQQLEAACLAIQKGATFVATNPDTNLPTERGFIPGAGALTAFLKACTQKEPLIIGKPYPTIMAGAIKRMQLEKEDVIMVGDNYNTDILAGIHYGVDTLMVLTGFSQLVDIEDKDEQPTYIVNDLSEWEV
- a CDS encoding TIGR01906 family membrane protein, with product MGQKLKYFFGYTAIFLLVLSASVAFTINFTPLYSFDIDYLNIEQMTGLSKAVILDNYRILMQYLNFPWITELKMPDFPASESGLFHFHEVKRLFLLDYAILGISAAATVFFLRMVKKEQGYWRMLNPLRLMIAAPLVALAVIFMNFDRLFIAFHGVFFNNDAWIFDARTDPIILALPQDFFMHCFVLVFVMLELVLVLLYLWVRRKVKTT
- a CDS encoding phosphatidylglycerophosphatase A, producing the protein MVKSDSELHARAVALMKERGVSVEDIADLVLHLQKSYVENLTMEECIGNVTAVFLKREVQNAIITGIEIDKLAESGQLSQPLADIILNDEGLYGIDEIMALSIVNVYGSIGFTNYGYIDKVKPGILQKLNDKSDSECHTFLDDIVGAIAAAAASRIAHDNPNKSDIMK
- a CDS encoding NAD(P)/FAD-dependent oxidoreductase, with translation MFTAFYAGLRQAKVKIIEALPQLGGQPGMLYAEKNIYDIAGYPAISGGNLVTNLKEQMDRFDTKLVFGEEAFELEKNADGIFEIQTTKNRHYSKAVIISAGNGAFRPRKLEIEHADRYENTNLHYFVNNIESFRDKTVAICGGGDSAVDWALTLEPIAKKVYLIHRRPQFRAQEHSVHLLQESSVEIMTPFVPVSVNGNDDFLTSVTLQEARKDNTTELQIDDFLINYGFSSSIGGMKKWGFEVQGNAIVVNSKMETTIPGIYAIGDIGTYSGKVKLIATGFGEAPVAVNNAMVYINPDTRVQPMHSTSLF